In Xanthomonas sacchari, a genomic segment contains:
- a CDS encoding [protein-PII] uridylyltransferase: MPDAGVDDAGWAAAVRQLLAQTDARLSKRFDQGDDIDRLLALRARALDQLIRHAWSRCVPREAGLALFAVGGYGRGELFPRSDIDLLVFGELDPAHEPALARLFPLLWDAGVPVSHAVRSAAQCTAACADQTVLTALIEARPLQADAAAKAALAAAIAPQRVWPPRAFFMAKREELQARHQRFGDTADNLEPDIKDGPGGLRDLHTLGWMALRAFGVRDLEPLIGLGHVGGDEAAALRRERRELARLRYGLHLVANRPEERLRFDYQKTLAQRLGFSDDPESLGVEKMMQRFYRSAAIVRRLSDRLLQRFEEQFDGEAQPQPLDGGFSLRRGYLAADAERWPQADPVQVFALFATWAAHGEIRGLHSLTARALAEALPQLPDYASASATARERFLGLLRGPRAVQTLTRMARLGVLGQWIPAFAQVSGRMQFDLFHVYTVDQHTLMVLKNMAVFAKARADERFSIAHEVWPRLRKPELLLLAGLFHDIAKGRGGDHSELGAVDARAFCAAHALSAADTDLVAWLVEQHLRMSVTAQKQDIADPEVIHRFASLAGDRERLDYLYLLTCADIAGTSPKLWNAWKDRLLADLYFAARRALREGLEHPLPVAERLQEAREATRALMRIQGHDDVTIDRQFAGMPDESFLRFRPEQLAWQATSLMEVELGGTLVKVRPVTPDDAALEVFVYSPDRDGLFAAIVMTLDRLGYGIHRARVLDAPHEAIFDTFEVMPADAFASGDLAQLQAALREALAGDLARLRPARRVVPRQLRHFRFAPRIEFRESLDGRRTRLSLVAPDRPGLLSDVAQVLRRQHLRVHDARIATFGERAEDQFHITDEHNLPLPDAARQALQAALQACLDPDSPPGDPR, translated from the coding sequence ATGCCCGACGCCGGCGTCGACGACGCCGGCTGGGCGGCGGCGGTCCGGCAACTGCTGGCGCAGACCGATGCGCGGCTGAGCAAGCGCTTCGACCAGGGCGACGACATCGACCGCCTGCTGGCGCTGCGCGCGCGCGCGCTGGACCAACTGATCCGCCACGCCTGGAGCCGTTGCGTGCCGCGCGAGGCCGGGTTGGCCCTGTTCGCGGTCGGCGGCTATGGCCGCGGCGAATTGTTCCCGCGTTCGGACATCGACCTGCTGGTGTTCGGCGAACTCGATCCCGCGCACGAACCGGCGCTGGCGCGGCTGTTCCCGCTGCTGTGGGATGCCGGCGTGCCGGTCAGCCACGCGGTGCGCTCGGCCGCGCAGTGCACCGCCGCCTGCGCCGACCAGACCGTGCTGACCGCGCTGATCGAGGCGCGCCCGCTGCAGGCCGACGCCGCCGCCAAGGCGGCGCTGGCGGCGGCCATCGCGCCGCAGCGGGTGTGGCCGCCGCGCGCATTCTTCATGGCCAAGCGCGAGGAACTGCAGGCCCGCCACCAGCGCTTCGGCGACACCGCCGACAACCTGGAGCCGGACATCAAGGACGGCCCCGGCGGTTTGCGCGACCTGCACACGCTGGGCTGGATGGCGCTGCGCGCATTCGGCGTGCGCGATCTGGAGCCGCTGATCGGGCTGGGCCACGTCGGCGGCGACGAGGCCGCCGCGCTGCGCCGCGAGCGCCGCGAACTGGCGCGCTTGCGCTACGGGCTGCACCTGGTCGCCAATCGCCCGGAAGAGCGGCTGCGCTTCGACTACCAGAAGACCCTGGCGCAGCGCCTGGGCTTCTCCGACGACCCCGAGAGCCTCGGGGTCGAGAAGATGATGCAGCGCTTCTACCGCAGCGCGGCGATCGTGCGCCGACTCAGCGACCGCCTGCTGCAGCGCTTCGAGGAACAGTTCGACGGCGAGGCGCAGCCACAGCCGCTGGATGGCGGCTTCTCGCTGCGCCGCGGCTACCTGGCCGCCGACGCCGAGCGCTGGCCGCAGGCCGACCCGGTGCAGGTGTTCGCGCTGTTCGCCACCTGGGCCGCGCACGGCGAGATCCGCGGCCTGCACTCGCTGACTGCGCGCGCGCTGGCCGAGGCGCTGCCGCAGCTGCCGGACTACGCCAGCGCCAGCGCCACCGCGCGCGAGCGCTTCCTGGGCCTGCTGCGCGGCCCGCGCGCGGTGCAGACGTTGACCCGGATGGCGCGGCTGGGCGTGCTCGGGCAGTGGATCCCGGCGTTCGCGCAGGTGTCCGGGCGCATGCAGTTCGACCTGTTCCATGTGTACACGGTCGACCAGCACACGCTGATGGTGCTGAAGAACATGGCGGTGTTCGCCAAGGCGCGCGCCGACGAGCGCTTCTCCATCGCCCATGAAGTCTGGCCGCGGCTGCGCAAGCCGGAACTGCTGCTGCTGGCCGGCCTGTTCCACGACATCGCCAAGGGCCGCGGCGGCGACCATTCAGAGCTGGGGGCGGTGGATGCGCGCGCGTTCTGCGCCGCGCATGCGCTCAGCGCCGCCGATACCGACCTGGTCGCCTGGCTGGTCGAGCAGCACCTGCGCATGTCGGTGACCGCGCAGAAGCAGGACATCGCCGATCCGGAGGTGATCCACCGCTTCGCCAGCCTGGCCGGCGACCGCGAGCGCCTGGATTACCTGTATCTGCTGACCTGCGCCGACATCGCCGGCACCAGCCCCAAGCTGTGGAACGCGTGGAAGGACCGGCTGCTGGCCGACCTGTATTTCGCCGCGCGGCGCGCCCTGCGCGAAGGCCTGGAGCATCCGCTGCCGGTGGCCGAGCGCCTGCAGGAGGCGCGCGAGGCCACCCGCGCGCTGATGCGCATCCAGGGCCACGACGACGTCACCATCGACCGCCAGTTCGCCGGCATGCCGGACGAGAGCTTCCTGCGCTTCCGCCCCGAGCAACTGGCCTGGCAGGCGACGTCGCTGATGGAGGTGGAACTGGGCGGCACCCTGGTCAAGGTGCGCCCGGTCACCCCCGACGATGCGGCGCTGGAAGTGTTCGTGTACTCGCCGGACCGCGACGGCCTGTTCGCCGCGATCGTGATGACCCTGGACCGGCTCGGCTACGGCATCCACCGCGCACGCGTGCTCGATGCGCCGCACGAGGCGATCTTCGACACCTTCGAGGTCATGCCCGCCGATGCCTTCGCCAGCGGCGACCTGGCGCAACTGCAGGCGGCGCTGCGCGAGGCGCTGGCCGGCGACCTGGCGCGGCTGCGTCCGGCGCGGCGGGTGGTGCCGCGGCAGTTGCGGCATTTCCGCTTCGCCCCGCGCATCGAGTTCCGCGAAAGCCTCGATGGCCGCCGGACCCGGCTCAGCCTGGTCGCGCCGGACCGCCCCGGGCTGCTGTCGGACGTGGCCCAGGTGCTGCGCCGGCAGCATTTGCGCGTGCACGATGCGCGCATCGCCACCTTCGGCGAGCGCGCCGAGGACCAGTTCCACATCACCGACGAGCACAACCTGCCGTTGCCCGAC